The Armatimonadota bacterium DNA segment CCCACCGCCTGCAGGAATCCTTCGATCACGGTATTCGGCCCACCGACGACGTGTCCCATGCTGCTCAGCGAACTGTGGAACATAACGATATCGCCTTTGCCAACGCCCACACTGCTTACACCTCGCGCCACGTCATCGACGGTGACATGTACGTTCTTGTCGCCCTGTTCCGGCATCATTGCTCGGGTCGGTCCTTTCCGCATCGCAGGGATCGGGGGGAGAAAGGTCGCACTGCTTCTGGCGCAGCGGCGGGGACGCGGGCCATGTCTGCCCGCACGCTCACCACACTGTTTCGCCGCGGATGTCTCTGTCACCTTGCGAACCCGGACGCAACTGACGCAGGCGCAGGTCGAAACCCACTGCTGGGAGAAGAAGGGCAGCGCGAATCAGAACCCGGGAGGGTTGTCAAATGAAGCTCAGCCTGCTCACATACTTGCTCGGGAAAGACATGTCTCTGGAGGAGCTATTCGACGTAGTCCGCACCACGCGGATTGAGGGCCTGGAACTGCGCGCGGAGCTGGGTCACCAGCATGGTGTCGAACTGGAGCTTGACGCCAGCCGGCGCGCCGAGGTGAAGCGCCGGTTCGAAGACGCCCGTATCCCCTTTGTCTGCCTTGCGACGAGCTGCCTTTTCGAGGACCTGGACGAGAATGTGCGCAGAGAACACATCGACCGCGCGAAGAAGTACTGCGACCTGGCGGCCGATTGCGGCGCGCCGCGGATCCGGGTGTTCGGGAACGCATTCCCCGCGGGTGCGGATAAGATGCAAGTTGTCGAGAACGTGGGCGCGTCCCTGCGTGAGATTGCTGAGCACGCCGCCACCAGGAACGTGGACGTCTGCCTGGAGATGCACGGGGACTTCTACTGGTGGGAGTACACGCTCAAAGCGGTTGAGCTGGCCAATCACCCGCGCGTGGGCATCGTGCACAACTGCGACCCGCGCGAGATGCGGTTCGGCCCGATCTCGGCCTTCTACGAGCCGCTCAAGCAGCACATCCGCCACGTCCACATGCACAATCTCGAGGATCCGTACCCGTACAAGGCGCTGTTCGGAATGCTCAAGCGCGACGGCTATGGCGGCTTCATGTCCATCGAGGCCGACGAGTCATCGGACCCGCGCCGGGTCATCGCCATCTACGCAGCCCTCTGGCACGAAATGGTCGCGAGCAGCGGGTAGAGGCCCCGAGGCGCTCCCACGGAATGGGAGGTGGCGACCGCGGCCCGAGTTCCGAGGGCGCGGGCTTTTCACCAACGGCAATCGCTGGCTCATGCAGTAGCTTGCTGCCGAGGGCTATACCCGCCTCTTCTGCCGCAGCGAGTTCACAAACCCGGCTTCGGTCAGGTCGCGGCCCAGAGGAGGGTACTCCGTGATGGGCGAAGCAACAACCATCATTCGGAGCGGGAAGCGCAGCTATGCCCCCACTCGCCTCTTCTGGCCGCCGATTCCGGGCTCCGAGGTTCTGGCGAGCGGTAGCGCGAACTCACACGGCCCTCAGAACCAGGCATGCGCGTATCAACGCCACCTCCGGGACTGTCATGCTCATTCGGCGGTGAGAGCTCCCCGCAGCTAGGTCACGTCCCTTCAGGTCCCCTCGACCTGTATAATGGTCAAGCCGAGGAACCCGTATGGTCTACGGCTGATACCACGAACGGGGGATCGATGATGATCGCGATGCTCGGAGCCTGGATGGCGCTGACAAGTGTTCCGAACGCCGCCTGGGCCGAACCTCTGCGCCTCGAGGACGGCAGGCCGCTGGTCTGCGTCTATTACTTCGGGCACTGGTGGGAGCCCTGGAAGAGCGATGACGATGTGATCCGCCGCGACCTGATGGAAATCCGCGCCAGCGGCGTCTCCGTACTGGCATTGGACCACGAATGGTCGCAGGCCATCGACGGCGACTGGAAGTGGCTGGATCGCGAGCACCGGCTGGCGCGGGAGGCCGGGTTGCAAATCATCCCCTGGCTCAGCCTCAAGGTGTGGGCCGACCTGTCTCCCCAGCCGCGCCGTGAGCTAATCCGCGATTGGTACGGTGTGGACCTGAGACTGGGCACAAAGCAGGACGGATCGCCCGGCTCCGTGCAGATCTGGGACGCTGCCACTATTCAGGCGGGGGCCGCGTATGCAGCGCAGTACATTGAGCGCTACCGCGACCAGGCCCTTCTCCACCTGCGCTGGAACGGTGAGGTGCGCCCGGTCGTGGCTCTAAGCGTGGAGCTTGCCTGGGACGGAGGCGGATTCGACGATGCAACGAACATGCTCTTCATCCGCTGGCTGCGAGAGCGATACGCAAGCGTTGGGGACCTCAACAAGGCCTGGGGGACGGCTTACGCGAGCCTGTGGGATGTCGACCCGCAAGATGCAGCGATCTTCGACTACGCCAACCATGCCGCGGGCACGAGTGCGCATCCGGCGGCCGTGGAGGACCACATCGAGTTCCGCGCCGGCATGATCTCCGACGCCCTGGGCATGATGGCGTCCCGACTGCGCCGCACCCACCCGGATGTTCTCATCCTCGCCGAACTGCCTTACCAGTTCGCCAGCGACCACCCGCATGCCCAGAGCTACCGCATCGACTACGCCGCCAACCCGGCTTGCACCGAATCCGCGGACATTCTCTTTTTCCGCGCTACTGGCTTGCTGAATGGGAAGGAGGCCGACTTCCTGAAAGCCTGGACGGAACGCACCGGACAGCCAGCAATTCTGGGATATCGGACCTACAGCGATTGGGGAAACGATCGGGCGCCCGAGGAGACGGCGCGCATCGCGGACCTCTACGCGACCCAGGTGGCTCAGTTCGGCAACGGCTTCGCATTCTACAGCTGGAGCGAGATGGTCGACGTCCACCTTTCGCCATCGCTGGATGACCAGCAGGACAAGCGCTTCGCCATCAGCGCTGAACGATCCGCGCGCGCCAAGGCGCTCATGGCCGCAATGGTTCGCAGCTATCTCGAGAAGCTGCCCGAGCCGTGATGTCCCGCTACAGACGCACGAAATAGGAGTCGCAGGCCTGATCCAGATGCTCGGGCGTCATCGTGGGGGGCACCCCATGATACTTGCAGATATCTATGACCTGCTCGATCAGGTCACGCGGGTGGACACCCCTCATCTCCCGCCCTTCCCGCGTGTACCATTCCCCGACGAGGTGCTCAAAGGCGCTCTCGTTGAACTGCACATTCCTGGCCGCGCACACTCGCAGGAAAATCTCCCGGAACTCCTCCACGGTCGGTGACAGAATCTCCACCTTGTGCCGAATGCGCCGCAGGAAGGCCTCATCCACAAGGTCCCGCGGAGCGATGTTGGTCGAAAAGACGATCAACACCTCGAAGGGAATGTCGATCTTCTTCCCGGTGTGCAAGGACAGGTAGTCCTTGCGCTTCTCAAGGGGCACCATCCAGCGGTTCAGCAGGTCCACCGGCCGTACCTGCTGGCGGCCGAAGTCGTCGATCAGCATCATGCCGCCATTAGCTTTGAGCTGCAGCGGCGCCTCGTAGAACCCCACCACGGGGTCATAGATGAGGTCGAGGCTGGCCAGTGTCAGTTCCCCGCCCACGGATACGGCGGGGCGTTTGCAAGTGACCCAGCGTCTGTCTGTCCGCGGCACGAGACGCTCCGGTGTGAACGGTTCGGGGCTGTTGGCATTCTCTATGGGTTCGTGATACTGGGCATCGAAGACTTTGATGATGTGGCCGTCGACGTCGATTGCGTGAGGGACGTGGATGGCGCCGCCCAACAGTTGAGCGATGCCTTCTGCGATGGTCGTCTTTCCACCGCCAGGCTCGCCGTAGATGAAGATTGAGCGGCCCGAGTTTATCGCCGGCCCGAGGAGGTCCAGCACTTTCCGGGGCAGAACTAGATGGCTGAAGGCTTCCAGCACCTGATCATGCCGCACGGTCACTTCGGACACGCTCTGACGAACCGCAAACTCTGTGTACCGATCCAGGGGGACGGGGGCAGGGCCCACGTATTGGGACCGCACCATGGCCTCCCGCGCCCGAGCAGCGCCGCGCTCAGTCACGTGATACTCAAGGGACTGTTCGCCGAAGCTCCCGCCGCCGCTGATCGACAGGAAGGTCTCGTGCTTGAGGAAGGCAAGGATCTGGTCAAGAACGTTGATAAAGGGGAGACACAGTTCGTCAGCGATCCGCTGGGCGCTCAGTTCGCCGCCGAGATAGACCAGTTTGAGCACCAGGTCGGATAGGAACCCGCGATTCAGCCCTGTGTCCTCGATGGACTGCGGCACGGGAGGTACAGACGGTCTGTAAGTCAACTCCTCTGCCACGGCATTCACACTCCGTTCCTGCCCTTTCGGGCGACGAACTCAGGCTTTCAACTGCGATTATTGTCCGAGGCACGGTGCATGCAGCACACCCGGCACCGCAACCCATTCGAACCGATCAGCCCCGCACAACTCGCCCCAGTTTACCACTGGCACCCCTTTGCGCGGGCATTTGTTGTGGGCGGACTGGATGCACTCCAGGTCATAGGCCCGCCTGGTACGGGCAAGACGACGCTCCTGTTCCAGGTGCGCCACCGGTTGGCCCTTGACGGAATCGACGCACCGTATACGTGCGTACCCCTGGGAGGTCCTGCCCAAGCCTGCGAGGTGCCGGTGGGCCCGGTTACGCTGATGGACGAGACTGACCGCCTCGCCCGGGCAGACCTCGCCACTCTTCTCGCCCGGGTCAGGGAAAGCGGTGGCCGAGTTCTGCTGGCCACCCATCGCCTGCACACTGCAGCGCTGCGACGCGCCGGCTTCGCACCCCGAACCATCCGCCTGCATCCTCTGCAGGACCCCGTCGCGGCGGCGGAGCTATTGCTGTCACGCTTCGCAACACTGGAACACGCTGCGCGCGATGCATGGGCATTTGCACCGGGCGCCGACCGCGTACTTCTCGCCTGTAGTCGGGGGATCCCCGAACGCGTTCTGCAGATCGGCTACGAGCTGTTTGAAGAGCATGGCGCGCCGTGCATCATCACCCCGGCACTGATCCGTACCGCAACCCGGCGAATTGCCCGTGCGGTTACATTAGCCGCGGCGTCACGATGAAGGGCAGTTCCAGCACTTTGTCTCGCCAGACCGGAATGTCCACCCGCACCCGCACCATCCAGTCCATCTTCACATAGCGCCCCTGGAAACTCACCGGTCCGCTCGCAGGGACCTTCACTTCGAGCGTCCGATTGATCACCATTCCAGCGTTGAAGTCCCCTTCGAGGATCGGGTGCCAGTCCAGCACCGTGACCTTCTCCTCCGAGCCAGAACCGTGAATCTTGCAGCCTGCCCAGCACAGCACATTGCGGCAGTGGATGTTGCTGTCGGTCTCCACGCTAAGCTCGAGGCGAAGCGTATCCCCGGCCGCCACCACGTATAGCCCGTCTTTCGTAACAGCTTCGCGCGCAGTGATGCGGCCACTCACGGGGCCCTGCCTGTCGCGCACGGGCGGCGTTTTGACTTGAGCCAGCCATTCCACCGGAATGACGCTGTCCGGCCCTGTGCCGCGATCGGCGCCCCTCTCCAACTCAGGCGGGAGATGCAGCGCTCGCACCTGCCGAATATCGGGGATCAATCCCCGCGCTGGTACCCTCACCACAAGCTCCCACTCGATGAAGTTGTTCTGTCCGCTGAAACTGGGAATGCCGTTGGCCGGCAGCTTAGCATCCACCGCGAACTCCGCGACCTCACCCGGGGATAGCCGCCGGGCTTCCCCGAGCACAAACTCCTGCTCTACCAGATCGTTGTGGTAGTGAGTGTCAGAGGTGCCGCCGCGGTTGATTGCATGCTCGCGGCAGATCAGTTGGGCAGTGGGTGTGCCGGTGTTGAAAGACTTCTTGCACTGGACTGCAGGACGCCAGCGCAGTGCTGAGCCAAGTCTAGTTGATCCAGTCAGCTCAGGTAGGATAACCTCGTAGGTGCCGCGCGCGATCTGGCTGCGGATCACTACCACCATGATGATCGTCGCGATCACCGCGGCGATCACGCCAAACACAACCCGCATGACGCCATCGTTCGCCATTGCGAAGCCCAGCCCGCCGAGCACGATAAGAAGCCCGATCCCGATGAAGCAACCGATGATCTTGCTCATTGGCCCACTTTCACGCTGCATGCCAACACCCCCGGATGTGTTCGACTGCCGCCCGACCTTACCCGCCCAGATTGAGGTAGTACCTCTTTGAGATTGACGGGTCGATAAAGTAGTTGATGACGATGCGCCACAGAAACCCGCCAATGAGCATATGCCCCAGGGTCAGCCCGAGGAACAGGGGCACGAAGCGGCGATACGTCCGGTAACCGCCGTACCGCAGAAGCAGCCGCTGGCAAGTCCACGCAAATAAGAACGGGAACCAGTAGGGCGTGTGGTCGCCATACAGTGTGGCCAGCAGGAACCCCAGCGGGTGGAAGGGGAAGTTGGTCAGCCGGATACGCGCCATCGTGAGCAGCCAGGTGAACACGAAACCGCCGCCGTAGAAACCCATGCGCAGGAAATCCGGGCCCTGCGGGTTGTCCAGCCCGGTCCGCACCACGTTATACTGACCCCGCGACCAGTTGAAGCCCCAGCCCAGGCTCTGCTCCCCGGACCGGCTCCCGATCAGCACTTGCCCCTGCGAATACCCCACATCCAAGTGGTACCAGAACGTGATGCCTAGTGCCACCGCACAGGTCAGCAGCATGATCGCCACCAGGTGTGTGCGCTTCGCGTGAGCATACCCGGCAAGCTGGAAGCCATCCACAAAATACTGGCCGATCTGATGAGGGTATGCAGCCCGACCGGGCCAGAACATGGCTCCGAACAGCGCCATACTCCTGGCGCCACCGTGCTGCTTGATATACCGCGACCCTATCAACTGATAGGGCATCTGCTGGTCATATCCGTAAGGATGGCACCACACCACTGGTGGCCCGGCTTCCGCGCGCACGCGCGCTGCAACAAGCGTGAACATCAGCGTGCTCAAGACCACGCTCAGCGGCAGAAGCGTGGGCAGTCCGGCCTGCACCCAGAAGGTGACCATCCCCGCCGTCCCCAAGACCAGACCGATTGCCAGCCAACGGTAGCGCAAGGGCTCGTTCGTGTCCTCGTTTCCACTCACGATCTGCCGCCAGACCCAGGTGAAATGCGGTCGCGCGAGAATGATCAGGAATAAAGCCAGA contains these protein-coding regions:
- a CDS encoding sugar phosphate isomerase/epimerase; its protein translation is MKLSLLTYLLGKDMSLEELFDVVRTTRIEGLELRAELGHQHGVELELDASRRAEVKRRFEDARIPFVCLATSCLFEDLDENVRREHIDRAKKYCDLAADCGAPRIRVFGNAFPAGADKMQVVENVGASLREIAEHAATRNVDVCLEMHGDFYWWEYTLKAVELANHPRVGIVHNCDPREMRFGPISAFYEPLKQHIRHVHMHNLEDPYPYKALFGMLKRDGYGGFMSIEADESSDPRRVIAIYAALWHEMVASSG
- a CDS encoding beta-galactosidase, whose product is MMIAMLGAWMALTSVPNAAWAEPLRLEDGRPLVCVYYFGHWWEPWKSDDDVIRRDLMEIRASGVSVLALDHEWSQAIDGDWKWLDREHRLAREAGLQIIPWLSLKVWADLSPQPRRELIRDWYGVDLRLGTKQDGSPGSVQIWDAATIQAGAAYAAQYIERYRDQALLHLRWNGEVRPVVALSVELAWDGGGFDDATNMLFIRWLRERYASVGDLNKAWGTAYASLWDVDPQDAAIFDYANHAAGTSAHPAAVEDHIEFRAGMISDALGMMASRLRRTHPDVLILAELPYQFASDHPHAQSYRIDYAANPACTESADILFFRATGLLNGKEADFLKAWTERTGQPAILGYRTYSDWGNDRAPEETARIADLYATQVAQFGNGFAFYSWSEMVDVHLSPSLDDQQDKRFAISAERSARAKALMAAMVRSYLEKLPEP
- a CDS encoding ATP-binding protein, which encodes MNAVAEELTYRPSVPPVPQSIEDTGLNRGFLSDLVLKLVYLGGELSAQRIADELCLPFINVLDQILAFLKHETFLSISGGGSFGEQSLEYHVTERGAARAREAMVRSQYVGPAPVPLDRYTEFAVRQSVSEVTVRHDQVLEAFSHLVLPRKVLDLLGPAINSGRSIFIYGEPGGGKTTIAEGIAQLLGGAIHVPHAIDVDGHIIKVFDAQYHEPIENANSPEPFTPERLVPRTDRRWVTCKRPAVSVGGELTLASLDLIYDPVVGFYEAPLQLKANGGMMLIDDFGRQQVRPVDLLNRWMVPLEKRKDYLSLHTGKKIDIPFEVLIVFSTNIAPRDLVDEAFLRRIRHKVEILSPTVEEFREIFLRVCAARNVQFNESAFEHLVGEWYTREGREMRGVHPRDLIEQVIDICKYHGVPPTMTPEHLDQACDSYFVRL